The Pyrenophora tritici-repentis strain M4 chromosome 8, whole genome shotgun sequence genome contains a region encoding:
- a CDS encoding SerA, Phosphoglycerate dehydrogenase and related dehydrogenase, whose amino-acid sequence MVAMGGGPELPSRGTPKEKELVLCTLPWPEERAARGIKALKEAFDDVEVKYYHSKYSNGNAESLVVPDDVLRRANYMATLFWLPSSPMSIPHTKLIQFYSAGTNHVSNHPIYTDSEIPLCSANGVHGPQIAEWVIMMDLVHSHSYTKLYDNQKKKVWDQADGSNVSDRVGKKVGILGYGSIGRQVARVAKAMAMDVIAYTASPRKTPESKRDVGYIVPGTGDPDGSIPSAWYSGTDKAAMHEFLKQEIDLLVVAVPLTKTTTHLLSTEEFELLHKSNPRGTYVANIARGQIIDQKALITALEQKQISGAALDVTDPEPLPKDDPLWEAPNVLITPHCSGSTDVYADRAFQVLIENIKRDRSGGDLINEVNRKRGY is encoded by the exons ATGGTCGCAATGGGTGGCGGACCAGAACTTCCGTCCCGAGGCACGCCAAAAGAGAAGGAACTCGTATTGTGCACGCTACCATGGCCTGAAGAGCGGGCAGCAAGAGGCATCAAAGCCTTGAAAGAGGCTTTCGACGATGTGGAAGTAAAGTACTATCATTCCAAGTATAGCAATGGAAATGCAGAGTCACTTGTTGTTCCTGACG ATGTCCTTCGACGCGCAAACTACATGGCAACACTCTTTTGGCTTCCTTCTTCACCAATGTCTATCCCACACACCAAACTCATCCAATTCTATTCTGCAGGCACCAACCATGTTAGCAATCATCCCATCTACACTGACTCGGAGATTCCATTATGTTCGGCAAACGGTGTCCACGGCCCCCAGATCGCAGAGTGGGTCATCATGATGGATTTGGTCCATAGTCACAGCTACACGAAGCTATACGATAACCAGAAAAAGAAGGTCTGGGATCAGGCAGACGGCTCGAACGTTAGCGATCGAGTCGGGAAAAAGGTCGGGATTTTGGGGTACGGAAGTATTGGACGGCAAG TCGCTCGCGTAGCAAAAGCGATGGCCATGGACGTGATAGCGTACACTGCATCGCCCCGCAAAACCCCCGAATCCAAGCGCGATGTGGGCTACATTGTGCCTGGTACTGGAGACCCTGATGGTAGCATCCCCAGTGCATGGTACAGTGGAACCGATAAAGCAGCCATGCACGAGTTTTTGAAACAGGAAATTGATTTACTTGTTGTCGCTGTACCTTTGAC TAAAACAACGACACATCTCCTGTCTACTGAGGAGTTTGAGCTCTTGCACAAGTCGAACCCCAGGGGTACTTATGTTGCCAATATTGCGCGTGGTCAGATCATTGACCAAAAGGCCCTCATCACTGCTTTGGAGCAGAAGCAAATTAGTGGTGCAGCGCTCGATGTCACGGACCCGGAGCCGTTGCCAAAAGACGATCCACTGTGGGAAGCACCAAACGTGCTCATCACGCCACATTGTAGTGGATCAACAGACGTCTATGCTGATCGAGCATTCCAAGTGCTGATCGAGAACATCAAGAGAGACAGGAGTGGGGGCGATTTGATCAACGAAGTGAATCGAAAGAGGGGCTATTAA